The window CGCTCCGGCGCGCACGAGCCGTCGGCCGGCGCCCGGTACCTGCAGAGCCGCAGGTACCGTGGCGCCAGGTCGACGGTGCCCCCGCGAGGGGGCCGAGCCGAGGGAGAGCCCGTGGGGGACGGCCCCGTGATCGACGAGACCCCGGGGGAGGCGCTGGTGCCCGAGCGCCCCCGCCCCACCGGCTGGTCCCGCGTCTGGCGCGACCTGCGCGAGGTCGGCGCGACGGTCGTGGTGGCCCTGGCCATCGCGGTGGTCGTCAAGACCTTCCTCGTGCAGCCGTTCTTCATCCCCTCGGAGTCGATGGAGTCGACCCTGCTCGTCGGGGACCGGGTGCTGGTGAGCAAGCTCGAGCCCGGACCGGGCACGCTCGAGCGCGGGGACGTCGTCGTCTTCGTCGACCCGGGCGGCTGGCTCGCGCCGAGCGCGTCGGAGCCGCCGCTGTACGTCCGCGCCCTCACCTTCGTGGGTCTGCTCCCGGCCAACTCCGGCGAGCACCTCATCAAGCGCGTCGTCGGGCTCCCCGGGGACACCGTCGAGTGCTGCGACGACCGCGGCCGCATGCTCGTCAACGGGGTCCCCGTCGACGAGCCGTACCTGTTCGACGGCGACGTCCCCTCCACCATCGAGTTCACCGTCGAGGTGCCCGAGGGCCGGCTCTGGGTGCAGGGCGACCA is drawn from Aquipuribacter hungaricus and contains these coding sequences:
- the lepB gene encoding signal peptidase I, producing the protein MIDETPGEALVPERPRPTGWSRVWRDLREVGATVVVALAIAVVVKTFLVQPFFIPSESMESTLLVGDRVLVSKLEPGPGTLERGDVVVFVDPGGWLAPSASEPPLYVRALTFVGLLPANSGEHLIKRVVGLPGDTVECCDDRGRMLVNGVPVDEPYLFDGDVPSTIEFTVEVPEGRLWVQGDHRSVSEDSRYQVGQPGGGMVPLDNVVGRAVLVMWPFDRFTTLPTPEPVFDEVGGVDGVS